In the Leguminivora glycinivorella isolate SPB_JAAS2020 chromosome 14, LegGlyc_1.1, whole genome shotgun sequence genome, one interval contains:
- the LOC125233177 gene encoding ankyrin repeat domain-containing protein 27-like, which yields MDGTYDEIISDNPFFVELKNEYANLFQHCITQSWIICVPRIGSLNTRVFTVEDFCAHILVPSEELPETHYTTLKEKQVTVTNKVITLEVTKALPLQSHILFEETFYTEDFFKYKVWCIESPLEPTTASDDNAIAKEYLTSINNCIDLLWTQAAGRQVLDQIEQNVQLFIKKHPTLPVAIAPLRDLVSELYTQCLQIVLQNRRIREKSKSCKQILENVKLAVECYMQHLLFNHLFKPICTSCAYEDSHLNKKIRNMSDIQLRDLDIKKDLYHAVPKAKQILSKIDSYNTVLEKILCVKQALNAINKKDSRNNVVLLTADDMLPVFVFLVIKSGLPNWYSQLMYMKEFRFSGIGRGDGDEGAFLITTLEAVIEHIQSGALGGPPDPEAYYYESNLTEDNLKDGKPRRGSLTESISTSDTNGGDETLEYIFELIKINHPDQIRVILERNEKNLQKLQRNENSVFNKMLENEVSSDEDSEVDNDVDESQVYQKLCHPLCSCKKCCRKLSKRLLKSSPTVTSRDSHGLTPLHVACIHGKAAVVELLIEMNSEANATDLNECTPLHYAASRGHQNALLLLVHSGANVNQANIDKNTPLHLAVNNGHLNCVKALIYFSEHSRKKININCASQNGNTPLHLASKWGYEGIAKLLIENGAEPSLQNRYNKTAYDYAHNLRILKVLKTCTPNLYEYIHISSPNIKPLECKPDGDVNKKLSTVNNNQSDHASKTVQNLKTLEKISKAISYGDVKLACFYMNVDYEEYTDANSNIGISSTNVTLCHPLCECENCKTKTSPPKSLYDVNFADSNGFTALHHAARCGLDELCSILILNNANVNCANKKAQTPLHLAALSNKIIVIRTLLNNGANVDAADWTGNTPLHDASQQGNIGAVKVLIGFNPDISICNSSEKTALDIAKEKVYLTIIDLIEKYAKT from the coding sequence GACGAAATCATCTCCGATAATCCGTTTTTCGTTGAACTGAAGAACGAATACGCAAACTTGTTTCAGCATTGTATAACACAGTCATGGATTATTTGTGTGCCCAGAATAGGAAGTTTAAACACTCGTGTCTTCACAGTAGAAGACTTCTGTGCTCATATTTTGGTTCCAAGTGAGGAACTACCTGAGACACACTATACTACCTTAAAAGAGAAACAAGTGACTGTAACCAACAAGGTCATTACCTTAGAAGTGACCAAAGCTCTTCCATTACAGAGCCACATATTGTTTGAAGAAACATTCTACACAGAAGACTTCTTTAAATACAAGGTTTGGTGTATAGAGAGCCCACTAGAACCTACTACAGCTAGTGATGATAATGCAATTGCTAAAGAATATTTAACATCTATAAATAACTGCATTGATTTACTGTGGACTCAAGCCGCTGGACGGCAAGTTTTAGACCAAATAGAACAAAATGTACAGCTGTTCATAAAGAAACATCCTACTTTGCCTGTAGCCATTGCACCTCTTCGAGATTTGGTCAGTGAACTATACACGCAGTGCCTTCAAATTGTGCTACAAAATCGTAGAATTAGAGAAAAATCAAAGTCATGTAAGCAGATATTAGAAAATGTCAAGCTTGCTGTTGAATGCTACATGCAACATTTGTTATTCAATCATTTATTCAAACCTATTTGTACAAGTTGCGCTTATGAAGACTCTCATCTTAACAAGAAAATAAGAAATATGAGTGATATACAACTCAGAGATTTAGATATTAAAAAAGACTTGTACCATGCTGTGCCAAAAGCTAAACAGATTCTTTCAAAAATTGACTCTTATAATACTGTGTTGGAAAAGATTTTGTGTGTTAAACAAGCACTCAATGCTATCAACAAGAAAGATAGTAGGAACAATGTTGTACTGCTGACTGCTGATGACATGTTACCAgtttttgtttttcttgttaTAAAATCAGGCTTGCCAAACTGGTATAGTCAGCTAATGTACATGAAAGAGTTCCGGTTTAGTGGCATTGGCAGAGGTGATGGTGATGAGGGTGCCTTTCTTATAACCACTTTAGAAGCTGTCATAGAGCACATTCAGTCGGGAGCCCTAGGAGGCCCACCCGATCCTGAAGCCTATTATTATGAGAGCAATTTAACAGAGGATAACTTAAAGGATGGGAAGCCTAGAAGAGGAAGCTTAACAGAATCAATTTCAACATCAGATACTAATGGGGGTGATGAAACATTAGAATACATATTTGAactcatcaaaataaatcatcCTGATCAAATAAGAGTGATATTGGAAAGGAATGAGAAAAATCTACAGAAGCTGCAAAGAAATGAGAACAGtgtttttaacaaaatgttagAGAATGAAGTTAGCAGTGATGAAGATAGTGAAGTTGATAATGATGTTGATGAATCACAAGTGTATCAAAAACTTTGTCATCCCTTATGCAGTTGCAAAAAGTGTTGCCGTAAATTATCTAAACGGTTGTTGAAATCTTCACCCACTGTTACATCTAGAGACAGTCATGGCCTGACCCCTTTACATGTAGCCTGCATTCATGGAAAAGCAGCAGTCGTTGAGCTGCTGATTGAAATGAACTCGGAAGCAAATGCTACAGATCTTAATGAATGTACACCACTTCACTATGCTGCATCTCGAGGGCATCAAAATGCTTTGCTGTTACTGGTTCACTCAGGTGCCAATGTTAATCAAGCTAACATAGACAAGAATACGCCACTGCATTTAGCTGTTAACAATGGCCATTTAAACTGTGTGAAAGCTTTAATATACTTTTCAGAACACAGCAGGAAGAAAATTAACATAAACTGTGCTAGTCAGAATGGCAACACACCTTTGCATCTTGCATCAAAGTGGGGTTACGAAGGAATAGCTAAACTTCTCATAGAGAATGGTGCTGAACCATCCCTGCAAAATCGCTATAACAAAACAGCCTATGATTATGCACATAACCTGAGAATACTTAAAGTTTTAAAAACTTGTACTCCTAACCTGTatgaatacatacatattagcaGCCCCAACATAAAACCACTGGAATGTAAGCCTGACGGTGATGTAAATAAGAAATTAAGTACTGTTAATAATAATCAATCTGACCATGCATCAAAGACAGTTCAAAATCTGAAAACCCTTGAAAAGATATCCAAAGCCATTTCGTATGGTGATGTAAAACTTGCTTGTTTCTACATGAATGTTGACTATGAGGAGTATACAGATGCCAACAGTAATATCGGGATCAGTAGCACTAATGTAACATTATGCCATCCGCTATGCGAGTGTGAAAACTGTAAAACTAAGACTTCTCCACCAAAGTCTTTGTATGATGTAAATTTTGCAGACTCGAACGGGTTTACTGCGCTCCATCATGCTGCCCGTTGTGGATTAGACGAACTTTGCAGCATATTGATCCTAAACAATGCCAATGTAAACTGTGCTAATAAGAAAGCTCAGACGCCTTTACATTTAGCAGCTTTAAGCAACAAGATAATAGTGATCCGCACGCTCCTCAATAATGGCGCAAACGTGGACGCAGCTGACTGGACTGGCAACACGCCGTTGCACGACGCTAGTCAACAGGGGAACATCGGTGCTGTCAAAGTATTGATCGGCTTTAACCCTGATATATCTATATGCAACAGTTCTGAGAAAACTGCCCTGGACATTGCCAAAGAGAAAGTCTACCTTACTATTATTGATTTGATCGAAAAGTATGCTAAAACTTAA